The DNA window CGGGCTGCGCATCGCATCGGCGCCGAACACCTGGAAGCGCGGAGAACCGCCGCCGGAACCGGCGATCAGGCCCACGCGCGGGTTGTTTTGATACTCTTCTTCCTTCAGACCGGAAGAAGCGATCGCTTCTTGCATCGCCAGGAAGGCATAGATGGAAGCGTCGCTCATGAAACGCACCGCCTTGCGGTCGATCAGGCCGGTCGTGTCGAGCTTAACTTGCCCCCATACGTGACTACGCATGCCGGAATCTTTCAGCTCCTGGGAGAAAGTGATCCCAGAACGTCCTTCCTGCAGGCTTGCCAGGACCTCCTGCTGGTTATTACCAATGCTGGAGACAACTCCCAGGCCAGTAATCACTGCACGTTTCATTCAATACCTCTTCCACTATTTACCTACGGGATTTTGCATCGCACTTTAGCGTACAGATGTAAGCCGAACAAGTCCGATCAGCGTTTTTCAGCTTTATTGTTGTCCAGTTTGCGCCGGGGCGCCAGCGCCGTTAGAATTCGCGGCATCCCTTGAATTTCGAGCCATTGACCGTGAACCACGCCCCCATCCAAACCGCAACGCTAACCTGGAACGAACAGGGTACACCTGTTTCGAAACAGTTTGATGACGTCTATTTTTCCAATCAGGATGGGCTGGAAGAAACCCGCTACGTCTTCCTGCACGGCAACCGGCTGCCGCAACGTTTCGCCACCCACCCGCGTTCGCTGTTGGTGGTGGCGGAAACCGGGTTCGGCACCGGGCTGAATTTCCTCACGCTGTGGCAGGCCTTCGCCGGCTTCCGTCAGGCCGAGCCGCACGCCGCGCTGCAGCGCCTGCACTTTATCAGCTTCGAAAAATTCCCCCTGCAGCAGGCTGACCTGGCGGCAGCGCATGCGCGCTGGCCGGAGCTGGCGCCTTATGCCGATGAACTGCGCGCCCAATGGCCGCTGCCGCTGCCGGGTTGCCATCGCCTGCTGTTGGCCGAAGGCCGCATTACGCTCGATCTGTGGTTCGGCGACGTCAACGAACTGTTGCCGCAGTTCGACGCCAGCATGAATAACCAGGTCGATGCCTGGTTCCTCGACGGCTTCGCGCCGGCAAAAAATCCCGACATGTGGACCGAGCAACTGTTCGCCGCCATGGCGCGCTTCGCTCGGCCGGAAGGCAGCTTTGCCACCTTTACCGCCGCCGGCTTTGTGCGCCGCGGGTTGCAACAGGCCGGTTTTCAGGTCAACCGCTGCAAAGGCTTCGGCCAAAAGCGTGAGATGCTCGCCGGTTGCCTGCCCGCCGATGCGCAGCCCGCTCCCCACCCGGCCCCCTGGTATCGGCGGCCGGCGGCGGACAACACCACCGATATCGCCCTGATCGGCGGCGGCGTCGCCAGCGCGCTCACCGCGCTGGCCCTGCTGCGGCGCGGCGCCAGCGTCACGCTGTACTGCGCCGACGAGCAGGCGGCCGAGGGTGCATCCGGCAACCGCCAGGGGGCGATTTATCCCCTGCTGAACGGCAGCGGCGACGCGCTGGAGAACTTCTTCAGCGCCGCGTTTCCCTTCGCACGCCGCCAATACGACGCCCTGCTGCAACAAGGCGTCGCCTTTGATCACCAATGGTGCGGCGTCAGCCAGTTGGCCTATGACGAAAAGAGCGGCGCCAAGATCGCCAATATGCTGAAAACCGACTGGCCGCCGTCGCTGGCGATGGCGGCCGACCGCGAGACGCTCAGCGAACTGTGCGGCGTCGATACCGGCTTTGGCGGCATCACCTACCCGCAAGGCGGCTGGCTCTGCCCGGCCGAGCTGACGCGCGGCGCTATCGCGCTGGCGCAGCGTCAGGGCCTGATCTGCCGCTACCGGCACGATGCACAGGCGCTGACGCGTGAAGAAAACGGCTGGCGTATCAACTTCACCAACGGTGACAGCCATCGTCATGCCACGGTGATCCTGGCCAACGGGCACCGGTTAGCCGAGCTGGCGCCGACAGAGGCTCTGCCGCTGTACTCAGTGCGCGGGCAGGTGTCGCATATCCCGACCTCACAGGCGCTCGGCCAACTGAAACAGGTATTGTGCTATGACGGCTATCTGACGCCGGTCAACGTCAACAACGGCCAGCACTGCATCGGCGCCAGCTACCAACGCGGCGACACCGCCACCGACTACCGCGAGCAGGAGCAGCAGGATAACCGCGAACGCCTGCTGCGCTGCCTGCCGGAACAGGCCTGGCCGCAGCAGGTTGACGTCAGCGCGCATCAGGCACGTTGCGGCGTGCGCAGCGCCACTCGCGATCATCTGCCGATGGTCGGCGCACTGCCGGACTATCAGACTACGCTAATGCAGTATCAGGATTTGCAGCGGCAGAACCAGCGCGGTGAAACCGTCGCCGATGCGCCGGTTTATCCCGGCCTGTTCGCTATCGGCGGATTAGGCTCGCGCGGCTTGTGCTCGGCGCCGCTGGCGGCGGAAATTCTGGCGGCGCAGCTGTTCGGCGAGCCGTTGCCGGGCGATGCGCAGTTGCTGGCGGCGTTGAATCCGAATCGGATGTGGGTGCGGAAACTGCTGAAAGGACGTGTGGTTTAATCAACCCTAAGGGGCGCGGCAATCGCGCCCCGGCATAACGGTCAAGCGGCGGGCGTTGCCGCCTGATAGAGGTTTTCCCACATGCCGCGCACCAGGATCTGATCCGGCGGCGAGAGCTCCCCGGCGGCAATCGCCTTGTGCAGGCTCTCTTCCACCCGCGCTTTCAACGCTTCGGCGGTGTGCTCGCCCTGCTCTTCCGCTTCGGCCACCGCCAGCGTCAGATGACCGCGCAGGTAGCCACCGGCAAACAGTTCATCATCGCTGGCGTGCTCTACCATGTCATCAATCAGCGCCAAAATGCGCGCTTCAAATTCTGCGATCATCAAATTTCCTCATTAAATAACGGGCTGTGGCGTCAGTTGAGATCTTCCGGATACGGAAAATGCTCGGCCGCCAACGGTGGCGTATTGTAGAACGATTGCAACGCCTGAATAAAGCGCGCAGGCCGTGTGGGTATTCCCTGCTCCAGCAGCGTCAATACCCGGGCGCGCACCTTGCGCTGGAACGCGATGCGGTCCGGCTCGCAGTCGCCGTTCAGGTTGTCGCAACTGACGTTGAACGGGAAACCGGCCGCCATGCAGAACATCCATTCCAACGCCTGCGGTTTGATCTCCACCGCTTCGAATTCACTCTGGGTTTGCGCGTCGCGCCCGTCCGGGCAATACCAGTAACCGAAGTCCACCAATTGGCGGCGCGCTTCGCCGGCGATGCACCAGTGCGAGATTTCGTGCAGGCCGCTGGCGTAAAAGCCGTGGGCGAAAACGATGCGGTGATACGGCAGTTCGTCGTCGGCCGGCAGGTAGATAGGCTCGTCGTCGCCCTTCACCAGGCGAGTGTTGTAATCATCGCTGAAACACCGATTGAAGATCTCGATCAGCTGTTCATAGTGATGACGGGTCTGCGTGTCTGACATAAAAAACTCTATAACCACAAAAATAAAGAGGCCATTATACCCGATAACCGGCGGGGGGATATGGGCGCATAAAAGACGCCCATTTTCATCGTCAACCGTGCGTGAAGGCAGTCAACCACTGCTGAATCTCCGCGCCGTGGTTGTCGTACAGCAGCTTGAGGCTCATCACCAGCGAGACGATCACGATCATCGGCCGAATCAGTTTCTGCCCGCGGGTCAGCACCATGTGCGCGCCCAAACGCGCCCCCAGCACCTGCCCCACCAGCATCACCAAACCGATGCTCCACACCACCTTACCGCCGATGATGAACAGCGTCAGCCCGCCGACGTTGGAGGTGAAGTTCAACACCTTGGCGTGCGCCGTAGACTTGGCGAGGTTAAAGCCGCACAGCGTCACATAGGCCAGCGCGTAGAACGATCCGGCGCCGGGGCCGAAAAAGCCATCGTAGAATCCGACGCAACCGCCGGCCACCAGCCCGAACGGCAAGGCGCCGAGGCGGCGTTGACGATCTTCCTCACCCAATCGTGGCATCAACAGGAAATAGAGACCGATGCCGATCACCAGCAGCGGCAGCATCTGCCGCAGCAGATCGGCGCGCATATGCTGCACCAGAATGGCGCCGACGATCGAACCGATCAGCGTCAGAAATATCGTCAGCTTCTGGTCATTGAGGTTCACCGCACGCCGGCGAATAAAGTACAGGCTGGCGGAGAAAGAACCGCCGACCGACTGCAGTTTATTGGTCGCCAGCGCCTGCGCCGGAGGAACCCCCACCGCCAGCAAGGCCGGCACCGTCAGCAACCCGCCGCCGCCGGCGATGGAGTCGATAAACCCCGCCAGCAGCGCTACCGCAAACAACACCCCGAGCATCTCGGGGCCGATGACGAACCAGTCCATGTGTTATTCCGCTGAGAAATGGTGATCCAGCAATGCCTGACAGGTCGGCGGTAACGGCGGCGGCACGGATTTGCCCGGCTTCGCGTTCGGCTGATGCGGCACGAACCAGCTCGCCAGTTCAGCACCGCAGCCGTCGCCCGGTGGCGGCGTATCCTGCTCCTGGCACTCCAGGCTGCCGGCCGGACAACGCAGGCGCACATGCATGTGCGCGCGATGGCCGAACCACGGCCGCACCTTGTGCAGCCAGGCGCGATCGGCACCGGCATCCAGGCACAGACGCTGCTTGATCGCCGGGTTGACGAAGATGCGCGTCACCTCCGCATCCTGCGCCGCCAGCTTGATCAACGACTCAATCTGCGGCTGCCATTGGCTCGCCACCACCTGCTTGCCATCGCCTGACACCAGGTCGATCGGCTGCGGTTTCAGCAATTGCTGCGCGCTCCAGCGTTGGCGCGGCAGCTGCAGCCAAATGTCGACGTCGAGCCCCGACTGATGGCTGGCATGGCCGCTGCTGAAGCGCCCGCCGGCCGGCATCGCCATATCGCCGATCAGCACTGTACCCAGCGCTTTCTGGTTCGCCTGGCTGCTGAGGCGCTGAATGAACGCCAGCAGATCCGGGTGACCGAAATAACGGCGTTGGTCGGTGCGCATCACCTGGTAGTTCGGTGAATTCAGCGGCAGAGGCTGCGCGCCGATGATGCAGCCGTTGGCGAAACCGCCCACCGCCTGCGGCGCGCCGGCCACCGGATGGTCGATTTTCTGCCACGGCGTCAGCGCCATGGCGGAAGCGGAGGCCGTCAGGGCCAGCAGACCCAACATCCAGTTTTTCATGGCGATTACCAGCGAGGCACGTCGGAAACCACATCACCGTTTTGCGCGCGCTGGCGCAGCAGGTGATCCATCAATACGATCGCCATCATCGCTTCGGCGATCGGCACGGCGCGGATGCCCACGCACGGATCGTGGCGGCCACGGGTGACCATTTCCACCGCTTCGCCCTGGCGATTGATAGTGCGACCCGGCACCATGATGCTGGAGGTCGGCTTCAGCGCCAGATGCGCGATCACCGGTTGGCCGCTGCTGATACCGCCGAGAATGCCGCCGGCGTGGTTGCTCTGGAAGCCTTCCGGGGTGATTTCGTCGCGGTTTTCGCTGCCGCGCTTGGTCACCACGGCGAACCCGTCGCCGATCTCCACGCCTTTCACCGCGTTGATGCTCATCAGCGCGTGCGCCAGATCGGCGTCGAGGCGGTCAAACACCGGCTCGCCCAGGCCAACCGGCACATTTTCGGCAATCACGCTGACCTTGGCACCGATGGAGTCACCCTCTTTTTTCAGCGCGCGCATCAGTTCATCCAGCGCTTCCAGCTTGTCCGGATCCGGGCAGAAGAACGGGTTCTGTTCGACCTGCTCCCAATCTTTCAGCTCGCAGGTCACGTCGCCGATCTGCGCCAGATAGCCGCGCACCTGCACGCCGAATTTCTGCTGCAGGTATTTCTTGGCGATAGCGCCCGCCGCGACGCGCATGGCGGTTTCACGCGCCGAAGAACGGCCGCCGCCGCGATAGTCGCGCAGACCGTATTTCTGTTCGTAGGTGTAGTCGGCATGCCCTGGACGGAACACGTCTTTGATGGCGCTGTAGTCTTGCGAGCGCTGATCGGTGTTCTCAATGATCAGACCGATGCTGGTACCGGTGGTCACGCCTTCGAATACGCCGGAGAGAATGCGCACCTGATCCGGTTCGCGGCGCTGGGTGGTGTAACGCGAGGTGCCCGGACGACGGCGGTCCAGATCGTGTTGCAAATCGGCTTCGGTGAGCGGAATGCCGGGCGGCACGCCATCGACGATACAACCCAGCGCCACCCCGTGAGATTCACCGAAGGTGGTGACGCGGAAAATCTGCCCAATACTGTTTCCTGCCATCACGGCTCCTTACCGTTAGTCTTTTATCGTTATGAGGCCCGCCGTGCGGGCCTGGAAATGCGGCTTAGCTGCGATAGAGGCTGAAGTGATCCTTGCAATCCACCAGCTGCTGTTTGGTCAGCATGAACACGCCGTCGCCGCCGTTTTCGAACTCCAGCCAGGTGAACGGAATGTCCGGATATTGTTCCATCAGATGTACCATGCTGTTGCCCACTTCACAAATCAGCACGCCGTCGTCGGTCAGGTAGTCCGGCGCGCAGGCCAGAATGCGGCGCACCAGCTTCAGGCCGTCGCTGCCTGCAGCCAGGCCCAGTTCCGGTTCGAAGCGGAACTCCTGCGGCAGATCGGACATGTCTTCCGCATCGACGTACGGCGGGTTGGTGACGATCAGATCGTACTGGATCGCGGGAACGTCGCGGAACAGATCGGAACGGATCGGGATCACCTGGTGTTCGACGCCGTGCGCCTGAATATTGCGCTCGGTCACCGCCAGCACCTCGCTGGAGATGTCCACCGCGTCCACTTCCGCTTCCGGGAAGGCGTAGCCGCAGGCGATGGCGATGCAGCCGCTGCCGGTGCACATGTCGAGAATATGGCGCGGCGGATGCGGGATCAGCGCGCTGAAACGATCGTTGATCAACTCACCGATCGGCGAACGCGGCACCAGCACGCGCTCGTCGACGTAAAATTCCATGCCGCAGAACCAGGCCTTGTTGGTCAGATAGGCGACCGGAATGCGCTCGTTGACGCGGCGGATCACGCGCTCAACGATGCGATGGCGCTCGCTGGAGGTCAGACGGGCGGTGTGCATGTCCTCCGGAATGTCCAACGGCAGGAACAGGCTTGGCAGCACCAATTGCACCGCTTCGTCCCACGGATTGTCGGTTCCGTGACCATAATAGATATTGGCGGCGTTGAAGCGGCTTACCGTCCAGCGCAGCATATCTTGAATGGTGTGCAGTTCGTTCACTGCTTCGTCGACGAAAATTTTGTCCAATTTGCCCTCCGGCAGGCGCTGTGTTTCATGATTTAGCCGCATAGTTTGCCATGAAGCCCGCGACAAATCACGCTCGCCCCTCGCGCTTTTCACTCTGGCCCGAGTTTTGCGTCGACAGCGCTCATTCACAAGGTAAACTAGCGAAATAAACGATTTCCGGTGAATGAAGCATGAAGAACAAGCCCCCTCTGAGCAAAGACGAACAACAGCTCTTCAGAGAGTCGGTGGCGGGCGCAAAAAAACTGCGCCAGGACACCATCGTCCACCGCCCGCCGAAGCCCAAGATCAAACAAATTGCGCCGCAGCGGCTGCTGCAGGAGCAGGTCGATGCCAGCTATTATTTTTCAGATGAATACCAGCCGCAGCTGGAAGAGGAAGGCCCGACGCGCTACGTGCGCCCCGGCAGCAGCCCGTATGAGCTGAAGAAGCTGCGACGCGGC is part of the Serratia surfactantfaciens genome and encodes:
- the mnmC gene encoding bifunctional tRNA (5-methylaminomethyl-2-thiouridine)(34)-methyltransferase MnmD/FAD-dependent 5-carboxymethylaminomethyl-2-thiouridine(34) oxidoreductase MnmC — encoded protein: MNHAPIQTATLTWNEQGTPVSKQFDDVYFSNQDGLEETRYVFLHGNRLPQRFATHPRSLLVVAETGFGTGLNFLTLWQAFAGFRQAEPHAALQRLHFISFEKFPLQQADLAAAHARWPELAPYADELRAQWPLPLPGCHRLLLAEGRITLDLWFGDVNELLPQFDASMNNQVDAWFLDGFAPAKNPDMWTEQLFAAMARFARPEGSFATFTAAGFVRRGLQQAGFQVNRCKGFGQKREMLAGCLPADAQPAPHPAPWYRRPAADNTTDIALIGGGVASALTALALLRRGASVTLYCADEQAAEGASGNRQGAIYPLLNGSGDALENFFSAAFPFARRQYDALLQQGVAFDHQWCGVSQLAYDEKSGAKIANMLKTDWPPSLAMAADRETLSELCGVDTGFGGITYPQGGWLCPAELTRGAIALAQRQGLICRYRHDAQALTREENGWRINFTNGDSHRHATVILANGHRLAELAPTEALPLYSVRGQVSHIPTSQALGQLKQVLCYDGYLTPVNVNNGQHCIGASYQRGDTATDYREQEQQDNRERLLRCLPEQAWPQQVDVSAHQARCGVRSATRDHLPMVGALPDYQTTLMQYQDLQRQNQRGETVADAPVYPGLFAIGGLGSRGLCSAPLAAEILAAQLFGEPLPGDAQLLAALNPNRMWVRKLLKGRVV
- a CDS encoding YfcL family protein; protein product: MIAEFEARILALIDDMVEHASDDELFAGGYLRGHLTLAVAEAEEQGEHTAEALKARVEESLHKAIAAGELSPPDQILVRGMWENLYQAATPAA
- a CDS encoding elongation factor P hydroxylase — encoded protein: MSDTQTRHHYEQLIEIFNRCFSDDYNTRLVKGDDEPIYLPADDELPYHRIVFAHGFYASGLHEISHWCIAGEARRQLVDFGYWYCPDGRDAQTQSEFEAVEIKPQALEWMFCMAAGFPFNVSCDNLNGDCEPDRIAFQRKVRARVLTLLEQGIPTRPARFIQALQSFYNTPPLAAEHFPYPEDLN
- a CDS encoding sulfite exporter TauE/SafE family protein, whose translation is MDWFVIGPEMLGVLFAVALLAGFIDSIAGGGGLLTVPALLAVGVPPAQALATNKLQSVGGSFSASLYFIRRRAVNLNDQKLTIFLTLIGSIVGAILVQHMRADLLRQMLPLLVIGIGLYFLLMPRLGEEDRQRRLGALPFGLVAGGCVGFYDGFFGPGAGSFYALAYVTLCGFNLAKSTAHAKVLNFTSNVGGLTLFIIGGKVVWSIGLVMLVGQVLGARLGAHMVLTRGQKLIRPMIVIVSLVMSLKLLYDNHGAEIQQWLTAFTHG
- the mepA gene encoding penicillin-insensitive murein endopeptidase — its product is MKNWMLGLLALTASASAMALTPWQKIDHPVAGAPQAVGGFANGCIIGAQPLPLNSPNYQVMRTDQRRYFGHPDLLAFIQRLSSQANQKALGTVLIGDMAMPAGGRFSSGHASHQSGLDVDIWLQLPRQRWSAQQLLKPQPIDLVSGDGKQVVASQWQPQIESLIKLAAQDAEVTRIFVNPAIKQRLCLDAGADRAWLHKVRPWFGHRAHMHVRLRCPAGSLECQEQDTPPPGDGCGAELASWFVPHQPNAKPGKSVPPPLPPTCQALLDHHFSAE
- the aroC gene encoding chorismate synthase — translated: MAGNSIGQIFRVTTFGESHGVALGCIVDGVPPGIPLTEADLQHDLDRRRPGTSRYTTQRREPDQVRILSGVFEGVTTGTSIGLIIENTDQRSQDYSAIKDVFRPGHADYTYEQKYGLRDYRGGGRSSARETAMRVAAGAIAKKYLQQKFGVQVRGYLAQIGDVTCELKDWEQVEQNPFFCPDPDKLEALDELMRALKKEGDSIGAKVSVIAENVPVGLGEPVFDRLDADLAHALMSINAVKGVEIGDGFAVVTKRGSENRDEITPEGFQSNHAGGILGGISSGQPVIAHLALKPTSSIMVPGRTINRQGEAVEMVTRGRHDPCVGIRAVPIAEAMMAIVLMDHLLRQRAQNGDVVSDVPRW
- the prmB gene encoding 50S ribosomal protein L3 N(5)-glutamine methyltransferase, translating into MDKIFVDEAVNELHTIQDMLRWTVSRFNAANIYYGHGTDNPWDEAVQLVLPSLFLPLDIPEDMHTARLTSSERHRIVERVIRRVNERIPVAYLTNKAWFCGMEFYVDERVLVPRSPIGELINDRFSALIPHPPRHILDMCTGSGCIAIACGYAFPEAEVDAVDISSEVLAVTERNIQAHGVEHQVIPIRSDLFRDVPAIQYDLIVTNPPYVDAEDMSDLPQEFRFEPELGLAAGSDGLKLVRRILACAPDYLTDDGVLICEVGNSMVHLMEQYPDIPFTWLEFENGGDGVFMLTKQQLVDCKDHFSLYRS
- the smrB gene encoding endonuclease SmrB, whose translation is MKNKPPLSKDEQQLFRESVAGAKKLRQDTIVHRPPKPKIKQIAPQRLLQEQVDASYYFSDEYQPQLEEEGPTRYVRPGSSPYELKKLRRGDYSPELFLDLHGLTQLQAKQELGALIAACKREHVHCACVMHGHGKHILKQQTPLWLAQHPDVLAFHQAPKEWGGNAAILLLVELAE